The Desulfosporosinus acidiphilus SJ4 genome has a window encoding:
- a CDS encoding GerMN domain-containing protein, whose amino-acid sequence MTRGFHKLHIFALISLLLSVTLLAGCNSVKTQQTQPSNTSGNNTSSVSSTPSNNDTGTSTQPSQSVKLTLYFPNNDGSALVPVERTVQISNQEVINTMLKELSSPPSGLESPLPKGTILRSADVKNGIATLNFSKEFKQNFSGGSDAEMMTIYGIVDTLTSLSNVQSVQFLLEGQKQDVILGGLDTSGPLTRNNSLIKK is encoded by the coding sequence ATGACGAGAGGTTTTCATAAACTACATATCTTCGCATTGATTTCTCTGTTGCTCAGCGTGACCTTGTTGGCGGGATGTAACTCAGTTAAAACTCAACAAACCCAGCCTTCGAATACTTCCGGAAATAATACTTCATCAGTATCTTCGACTCCTTCCAATAATGATACAGGAACTTCCACTCAACCATCGCAAAGCGTAAAACTAACCCTCTATTTCCCTAATAACGACGGAAGTGCTCTTGTTCCCGTTGAGCGAACAGTCCAAATTTCAAATCAAGAAGTTATTAACACGATGTTGAAAGAATTATCATCTCCGCCTTCCGGTTTAGAGAGCCCTCTACCCAAAGGGACGATCTTAAGAAGTGCTGATGTCAAAAACGGTATTGCTACTCTAAACTTTTCCAAGGAGTTTAAGCAAAACTTCAGCGGCGGGTCTGATGCTGAAATGATGACAATATACGGCATTGTAGATACCTTAACGAGCTTGTCGAACGTCCAAAGTGTACAATTCCTATTAGAAGGGCAGAAACAAGATGTTATTCTCGGAGGCTTGGATACCAGCGGTCCATTGACGAGAAACAATAGTTTAATTAAAAAATAA
- a CDS encoding deoxyguanosinetriphosphate triphosphohydrolase, with the protein MANYEGKIEPSTKSPAGIQTGLNIRERSETEEERLSIYAAKSKGAVRERQEEECPIRTKFQRDRDRILHSKPFRRLKHKTQVYIAPTGDHYRTRMTHSLEVSQICRTIARGLQLNEDLIEAIALGHDVGHTPFGHVGEEALRKIIGHFEHNEQSIRIMKVLARDGQGLNLTKPVLDGILHHTGVGIPFTLEGQVVKTGDRIAYLCHDYDDAVRAGLLVPGELPELVKRKLGQKPSEMITTMVVDMITASQGKKQIQQSLEVGEAMNEFRQFMFTSVYNSAALREERRKGQYIVQALYNYYSNNIEKLPRSFLDWAKGDQTQAVVDYISGLTDNYAIDLFTSLFIPR; encoded by the coding sequence ATGGCTAACTATGAAGGAAAAATAGAGCCTTCGACTAAGAGTCCGGCTGGTATTCAAACTGGCTTAAATATTCGTGAACGATCAGAAACCGAGGAAGAGCGGCTTTCTATTTATGCTGCTAAGAGCAAAGGGGCTGTCCGCGAACGTCAGGAGGAAGAGTGCCCTATCCGAACAAAATTTCAGCGGGATAGGGATCGGATTTTGCACAGCAAACCATTTCGGCGTCTTAAGCATAAGACTCAGGTATATATCGCTCCCACAGGGGATCATTATCGTACTCGAATGACCCATAGCCTTGAGGTTTCACAAATCTGTCGTACCATTGCACGGGGCTTACAATTAAATGAGGATCTCATTGAAGCCATTGCTTTAGGACACGACGTTGGACATACCCCTTTTGGTCATGTTGGGGAAGAGGCCTTACGGAAGATTATCGGGCACTTTGAACACAATGAACAATCCATTCGAATCATGAAGGTTCTAGCACGCGACGGGCAAGGATTAAATTTAACGAAACCGGTGCTTGATGGAATCTTACATCATACTGGGGTAGGCATTCCTTTTACCCTGGAAGGCCAGGTTGTTAAAACAGGGGATCGCATTGCCTATCTTTGTCACGATTACGATGATGCTGTGCGGGCAGGATTGTTAGTTCCTGGAGAATTGCCGGAACTCGTAAAGCGAAAATTAGGTCAAAAACCCAGTGAGATGATCACGACAATGGTGGTTGATATGATTACAGCTTCACAAGGGAAAAAGCAAATTCAGCAGTCCCTGGAAGTTGGGGAAGCGATGAATGAATTCAGGCAATTTATGTTTACGAGTGTGTATAATAGTGCCGCCTTGCGTGAGGAACGTCGAAAAGGACAATACATTGTCCAGGCTTTGTACAATTATTACAGCAACAATATTGAAAAGCTTCCCCGCAGTTTTTTGGACTGGGCAAAGGGAGATCAAACTCAGGCTGTAGTCGACTATATTTCCGGGCTAACAGACAACTATGCTATTGACCTTTTTACGAGCTTATTTATTCCGCGCTAG
- a CDS encoding cell wall-binding repeat-containing protein produces the protein MSLVFPAATLANSAPTVARLAGFDRYETASQIAEAGWSQSDYAVLAFGGDYPDALSAAPLAEKYNAPILLTTAGSLPASTKQTLVDLQVKNVLIVGGTAVVSQAVESELKTMGLETTRIYGNDRYGTAIQVAQEVTTTPSSLFVVTGEDYPDALSVASVAAMKQIPIILVPHDSVPDVVKSYLSTLDVSKSYVVGDSDIISDQVFQQLPNAERISGADKYARNIAVNQLFNNDFNSNSICLATGEGFADALTGAAYSAKLSEPIILINNDSPAKTRSYYQQRFSAASHIYVFGGTGIIPDSVIDNLKPSDAATGDISIGNNRTLKLSNLTKVGTTTATFKYQVLDENGKDITSTVPATQLSAVVSVSSSVTLDPSKGLGTITYNSSADIDKSVIITLVDLTTGRLVSLNFSPSNTSDTENGDTMIGNNRTLKISNFTKVGTTTATFKYQVLDETGKDITSAVPATQLSAVTSISSSITLDPSKGLGTITYNSSADIDKPVIITLVDLITGRVVSLDANSGTGSSSYTSPTNNPTTQIPSSSQYSDQKVTKITIISTKLALNPTDGKTGYGTYSVYDQYGNEITNYPSLTSGLKFTTDVGTITAQNGLLIVTFLPNINSSSLTEITITGVDSNSGTKTTATLTIVPMFGEIQDN, from the coding sequence ATGAGTTTAGTTTTTCCAGCAGCTACCTTAGCAAATTCAGCGCCTACAGTTGCTCGATTGGCAGGTTTTGATCGTTACGAAACGGCATCTCAAATTGCTGAGGCAGGTTGGTCACAATCTGATTATGCTGTTTTGGCTTTTGGCGGAGACTATCCTGATGCCCTGTCAGCTGCCCCTTTAGCTGAAAAATATAATGCCCCGATCTTGTTAACAACTGCTGGCAGTTTGCCGGCTTCGACAAAACAAACGTTAGTGGATTTACAAGTGAAAAATGTATTAATTGTTGGTGGAACTGCAGTCGTATCTCAAGCGGTTGAGTCTGAACTTAAGACGATGGGACTTGAGACCACGCGAATTTACGGGAATGACCGCTACGGTACCGCAATTCAAGTTGCCCAAGAAGTCACTACAACTCCTTCAAGCTTGTTTGTTGTAACTGGAGAGGACTATCCCGATGCCTTATCCGTTGCATCCGTTGCTGCTATGAAGCAAATACCCATTATTCTTGTACCTCATGATTCTGTACCTGACGTTGTTAAAAGTTATCTTTCAACTCTCGATGTGAGTAAATCCTATGTTGTCGGGGATTCGGATATTATTAGTGATCAAGTATTCCAACAGTTACCGAATGCAGAACGGATCTCAGGGGCTGATAAATATGCAAGAAATATTGCTGTAAATCAACTATTTAATAATGATTTTAATTCAAACAGTATCTGTTTAGCCACGGGTGAAGGCTTTGCTGATGCCTTGACAGGCGCTGCCTACAGCGCCAAATTGTCAGAACCTATAATCCTTATTAATAATGATTCCCCGGCAAAAACGAGAAGTTATTATCAGCAAAGATTTTCCGCTGCAAGTCATATCTATGTGTTTGGCGGAACGGGGATTATTCCTGATTCGGTAATTGACAATCTGAAACCGTCTGATGCCGCCACTGGTGATATTTCAATCGGAAATAATAGGACTCTTAAATTGAGCAATCTCACAAAAGTTGGGACAACTACAGCAACCTTTAAGTACCAAGTGCTTGATGAAAATGGGAAGGACATTACGTCAACTGTTCCGGCTACACAGTTATCAGCAGTTGTCTCTGTAAGTTCTTCAGTTACCTTAGATCCGAGCAAAGGTTTAGGTACGATAACTTACAACTCTTCTGCAGATATAGATAAATCGGTAATTATTACACTTGTAGACTTAACCACGGGCAGACTTGTGAGTCTTAATTTTTCACCGTCTAATACCTCCGATACTGAAAATGGAGATACCATGATAGGCAATAATAGGACTCTTAAAATTAGCAATTTCACAAAAGTTGGAACAACTACAGCAACCTTTAAGTACCAAGTACTCGATGAAACAGGGAAAGATATTACATCAGCCGTTCCGGCAACACAGTTATCAGCAGTCACCTCCATCAGTTCATCAATTACTTTAGATCCGAGCAAAGGTTTAGGTACGATAACTTACAACTCTTCTGCAGATATAGATAAACCTGTAATTATTACACTCGTAGACTTAATCACCGGCAGAGTCGTAAGTCTTGACGCTAATTCCGGTACAGGGTCTTCAAGTTATACATCCCCCACTAATAATCCAACAACCCAAATTCCAAGCTCTAGTCAATACTCAGATCAAAAGGTCACTAAAATCACGATAATTTCAACTAAGCTTGCTTTGAATCCAACGGATGGAAAGACGGGTTATGGAACTTATAGTGTGTATGATCAATACGGCAATGAAATCACAAATTATCCATCTCTTACGAGTGGCCTAAAATTCACGACTGATGTGGGTACAATTACTGCACAAAACGGTTTGCTAATAGTGACATTTCTCCCGAATATTAATTCTTCGTCGCTTACTGAAATTACGATAACCGGTGTAGACTCAAATAGTGGAACTAAAACAACCGCAACTTTAACGATTGTACCAATGTTTGGTGAGATTCAAGATAATTAA